The Vibrio tubiashii ATCC 19109 genome has a segment encoding these proteins:
- the crr gene encoding PTS glucose transporter subunit IIA, producing the protein MGLFDKLKKLVSDDSAEAGAIEIIAPLSGEIVNIEDVPDVVFAEKIVGDGIAIKPAGNKMVAPVNGTIGKIFETNHAFSIESDDGVELFVHFGIDTVELKGEGFKRIAEEGQSVKAGDTIIEFDLALLEEKAKSTLTPVVISNMDEIKELNKLSGSVTVGETPVLRVTK; encoded by the coding sequence ATGGGTCTGTTTGACAAACTTAAGAAGCTAGTATCTGACGACAGCGCAGAAGCAGGTGCAATCGAAATTATCGCACCTCTATCTGGTGAAATCGTAAATATCGAAGATGTGCCAGATGTTGTTTTCGCTGAGAAAATCGTTGGTGACGGTATCGCGATCAAGCCTGCTGGCAACAAGATGGTAGCTCCTGTAAACGGTACTATCGGTAAGATCTTCGAAACTAACCACGCATTCTCTATCGAGTCTGACGATGGCGTTGAACTATTCGTTCACTTCGGTATCGACACAGTTGAACTAAAAGGCGAAGGCTTCAAGCGTATCGCTGAAGAAGGTCAATCAGTTAAAGCTGGCGACACTATCATCGAGTTTGATCTAGCGCTACTAGAAGAGAAGGCAAAGTCTACTCTAACTCCTGTTGTTATCTCTAACATGGACGAAATCAAAGAGCTGAACAAGCTTTCTGGTTCTGTAACTGTTGGTGAAACTCCAGTACTACGTGTAACTAAGTAA
- a CDS encoding 2-octaprenyl-3-methyl-6-methoxy-1,4-benzoquinol hydroxylase — translation MTKFDVAVIGGGMVGAATAIGFAKQGRKVALVEGYAPKAFSPEQPMDIRVSAISEHSVSILDELGAWQKIEQMRVCPYRRLETWEHPECRTRFHSDALNMQQLGYIVENRLIQLGLWQQLDQFENITLYCPDTLESIKFDEVNRVELTSGECFDAELIVGADGANSKVRQLAGIGVTAWDYRQHCMLINVETELAQQDITWQQFTPHGPRSFLPLATLASQSQGTGQGSLVWYDSPKRIKQLCSLTPEQLREEVLTHFPAELGDIKVLQFGSFPLTRRHAQAYFNKNCVLVGDSAHTINPLAGQGVNLGFKDVAILLAECEGKTSIDGSVLKQYERKRRPDNLLMQSGMDLFYKGFSNDIGPLKLVRNAALKIAENTGPLKTQVLKYALGLK, via the coding sequence ATGACCAAGTTTGATGTTGCAGTGATTGGTGGTGGCATGGTTGGAGCGGCTACCGCTATCGGGTTTGCCAAGCAGGGTAGAAAAGTCGCGCTTGTAGAAGGTTACGCGCCAAAAGCTTTTTCTCCAGAGCAGCCAATGGATATTCGTGTTTCTGCTATCTCTGAGCACTCTGTTTCCATACTCGATGAACTTGGCGCTTGGCAAAAGATTGAGCAAATGCGCGTCTGCCCATATCGCCGCTTAGAAACGTGGGAACACCCTGAGTGCCGCACTCGTTTTCACTCTGATGCTCTAAACATGCAGCAACTTGGTTATATCGTTGAAAATCGACTGATCCAGCTTGGTTTGTGGCAACAACTAGATCAGTTCGAAAATATTACGCTGTATTGCCCAGATACGTTAGAAAGCATCAAGTTTGATGAGGTCAATCGAGTCGAACTCACTTCTGGAGAGTGCTTTGACGCCGAATTGATCGTTGGCGCTGATGGAGCTAATTCTAAAGTACGTCAATTGGCAGGAATCGGTGTTACCGCTTGGGATTACAGGCAGCATTGTATGTTGATTAATGTCGAAACGGAGCTTGCTCAGCAGGACATTACTTGGCAGCAGTTTACCCCCCATGGGCCTCGCTCCTTTTTGCCTTTAGCAACATTAGCTTCTCAATCACAGGGAACAGGACAAGGTTCATTAGTCTGGTATGACAGCCCGAAGCGCATAAAGCAGCTCTGTTCGCTGACGCCAGAACAATTGAGGGAAGAAGTCTTAACTCATTTTCCTGCTGAACTTGGCGATATTAAAGTGCTGCAGTTTGGCTCTTTTCCTTTAACTCGTCGTCATGCGCAAGCCTATTTCAATAAGAACTGTGTGCTGGTGGGTGACTCTGCACATACCATTAATCCATTGGCAGGGCAGGGCGTCAATCTTGGATTTAAAGATGTCGCAATCTTACTGGCGGAGTGTGAGGGTAAAACCTCTATTGATGGCTCTGTACTGAAACAGTATGAGCGCAAACGCCGACCAGATAATCTGTTGATGCAATCAGGAATGGATCTGTTCTACAAAGGGTTCAGTAACGATATTGGCCCACTAAAACTGGTTCGTAATGCGGCACTTAAAATCGCAGAGAATACCGGGCCTCTAAAAACACAGGTTCTCAAATATGCCTTGGGTTTGAAGTGA
- the miaB gene encoding tRNA (N6-isopentenyl adenosine(37)-C2)-methylthiotransferase MiaB: MSKKLLIKTWGCQMNEYDSSKMADLLNAANGYELTEEPEEADVLLLNTCSIREKAQEKVFHQLGRWKTLKDKKEGVVIGVGGCVATQEGDHIRERAPFVDVIFGPQTLHRLPEMIKQSQSNEAPVMDISFPEIEKFDRLPEPRAEGATAFVSIMEGCSKYCTYCVVPYTRGEEVSRPMDDVLFEIAQLADQGVREVNLLGQNVNAYRGPTHEGDICSFAELLRLVASIDGIDRIRFTTSHPLEFTDDIIAVYEDTPELVSFLHLPVQSGSDRILTMMKRPHTAIEYKSIIRKLRKARPDIQISSDFIVGFPGETAKDHQDTMKLIKDVDFDMSFSFIFSPRPGTPAADYPCDVPEQEKKERLYELQQTVNAQAMRYSRLMLDTEQRVLVEGPSKKNLMELRARTENNRVVNFEGSADLIGQFVDVKITDVFANSLRGELVRTEKDMDLRSIISPTQMMARTKREDELGVATFTP; the protein is encoded by the coding sequence ATGAGTAAGAAACTGCTAATTAAAACCTGGGGCTGCCAGATGAACGAATACGATTCATCAAAAATGGCGGATCTACTGAACGCGGCTAACGGCTATGAGCTGACGGAAGAACCAGAAGAGGCAGATGTACTACTTCTTAATACCTGTTCAATTCGCGAAAAAGCGCAAGAAAAAGTATTCCACCAGCTTGGTCGTTGGAAAACGCTAAAAGATAAAAAAGAAGGTGTGGTTATTGGTGTTGGTGGCTGTGTTGCTACTCAAGAAGGTGACCACATCCGCGAGCGTGCGCCATTTGTTGACGTTATCTTTGGCCCACAAACACTGCACCGTTTGCCAGAGATGATCAAACAGTCACAGTCAAATGAAGCGCCTGTTATGGATATCTCTTTCCCTGAAATCGAGAAGTTTGACCGTCTACCAGAGCCTCGTGCTGAAGGTGCAACAGCGTTCGTTTCAATTATGGAAGGCTGTTCTAAGTACTGTACTTATTGCGTAGTACCGTACACTCGCGGTGAAGAAGTTAGCCGTCCAATGGATGACGTACTATTCGAAATCGCGCAGCTTGCTGATCAAGGCGTACGTGAAGTGAACCTACTAGGTCAAAACGTTAACGCGTACCGTGGTCCAACCCATGAAGGCGATATTTGCTCTTTTGCAGAATTGCTGCGCCTTGTTGCTTCTATTGATGGCATCGACCGTATTCGCTTTACGACTAGCCACCCACTAGAGTTCACTGACGACATCATCGCCGTCTACGAAGATACACCAGAGCTTGTGAGCTTCCTGCACCTACCTGTACAAAGTGGTAGTGACCGTATTCTGACGATGATGAAGCGTCCACACACAGCGATTGAATACAAGTCGATCATTCGTAAGCTGCGTAAAGCGCGTCCTGATATTCAGATCAGTTCTGACTTCATTGTTGGCTTCCCTGGCGAAACAGCGAAAGACCACCAAGATACGATGAAGCTAATCAAAGACGTTGATTTTGATATGAGCTTTAGCTTTATCTTCTCTCCTCGTCCGGGCACGCCAGCGGCGGACTACCCATGTGACGTACCAGAGCAAGAAAAGAAAGAACGTCTATACGAACTGCAGCAAACCGTAAACGCGCAAGCTATGCGTTACTCACGCTTGATGCTCGATACTGAACAACGCGTTCTTGTTGAAGGCCCATCGAAAAAGAATCTAATGGAACTTCGCGCACGTACAGAGAACAACCGCGTGGTTAACTTCGAAGGCAGCGCAGACCTAATCGGCCAATTCGTTGATGTGAAGATCACTGACGTTTTCGCTAACTCACTACGTGGCGAATTGGTTCGTACTGAAAAGGATATGGACCTACGATCTATCATTTCACCAACGCAAATGATGGCTCGCACCAAACGTGAAGATGAGCTAGGTGTAGCGACTTTTACGCCTTAA
- a CDS encoding PhoH family protein — MSNKIVTLEINLEPSDNRRLASLCGPFDDNIKHLERRLGVEISYRGNFFTIVGKPHTSAAALEIIKTLYVNTAPVRGNIPDVEPDEIHLAIKETGVLEQDLESSFEHGKEVFIKTKKGVIKPRTPNQGQYLMNMVTHDISFGIGPAGTGKTYLAVAAAVDALERQEIRRILLTRPAVEAGEKLGFLPGDLSQKVDPYLRPLYDALFEMLGFEKVEKLIERNVIEVAPLAYMRGRTLNDAFIILDESQNTTVEQMKMFLTRIGFNSRAVITGDITQIDLPRGAKSGLRHAIEVLSEVDDISFNFFQSDDVVRHPVVARIVNAYEKWEAKDQKERKEFEKKRREEREAQLIETAKAELSKKVQAETAEGKS; from the coding sequence TTGAGCAATAAAATTGTAACTCTAGAAATCAATCTAGAACCTTCTGATAACCGCCGCTTAGCCAGTTTGTGCGGTCCTTTCGATGACAATATCAAGCACTTAGAGCGTCGTTTAGGCGTCGAAATCAGCTACCGTGGCAACTTCTTTACTATCGTTGGTAAACCACATACTAGCGCTGCAGCACTTGAAATCATCAAAACACTCTACGTCAATACCGCTCCTGTTCGTGGCAATATCCCAGACGTAGAACCCGATGAAATTCACCTTGCGATCAAAGAGACAGGTGTTTTAGAGCAAGACCTTGAGTCAAGCTTCGAGCACGGTAAAGAAGTGTTCATCAAGACCAAAAAGGGTGTCATCAAACCACGTACACCAAACCAAGGTCAGTACCTGATGAACATGGTGACTCATGACATCTCTTTCGGCATTGGTCCTGCGGGTACAGGTAAAACCTATCTGGCGGTTGCGGCTGCGGTAGACGCTTTAGAGCGTCAAGAAATTCGTCGCATCTTACTGACTCGCCCTGCGGTTGAAGCGGGTGAGAAACTCGGCTTCTTACCGGGTGATTTGAGCCAGAAAGTCGACCCGTACCTTCGTCCGCTCTATGATGCCCTATTCGAAATGCTCGGCTTCGAGAAGGTTGAAAAACTGATTGAACGCAACGTGATTGAAGTTGCGCCACTGGCTTATATGCGTGGTCGTACGCTCAATGATGCTTTCATCATTTTGGACGAGAGCCAAAACACCACAGTGGAACAGATGAAAATGTTCCTAACGCGTATTGGTTTTAACTCTCGCGCCGTGATCACAGGTGATATCACCCAGATCGACTTACCGCGTGGTGCTAAATCTGGGCTACGCCATGCTATTGAGGTGTTGAGTGAAGTCGATGACATCAGCTTTAACTTCTTCCAGTCCGACGACGTTGTTCGCCACCCAGTTGTTGCACGTATCGTTAACGCGTATGAGAAATGGGAAGCGAAAGATCAAAAAGAACGCAAAGAGTTCGAAAAGAAACGTCGTGAAGAGCGCGAAGCACAATTGATCGAAACGGCTAAAGCTGAGCTTTCAAAAAAAGTACAAGCAGAAACCGCTGAAGGTAAGTCATGA
- the ybeY gene encoding rRNA maturation RNase YbeY codes for MSIELDLQLAVEDEKGLPSFDDIHLWLSSAVTKFQPQAEVTVRLVDEQESHQLNHDYRGKDKPTNVLSFPFEAPPGIEMDLLGDLIICRQVVEREAVEQNKPLMAHWAHMVVHGSLHLLGYDHIDDDEAEEMESLETEIMQGMGFEDPYIDEKA; via the coding sequence ATGAGTATCGAACTAGATCTACAATTAGCGGTCGAAGATGAAAAAGGCTTACCAAGTTTTGATGATATTCATCTCTGGTTAAGCTCAGCGGTGACAAAATTCCAACCTCAAGCTGAAGTTACTGTGCGTTTGGTTGATGAACAAGAAAGTCACCAACTTAACCATGACTATCGGGGCAAAGATAAACCGACCAATGTGCTCTCTTTTCCATTTGAAGCGCCTCCAGGCATTGAGATGGATTTGCTCGGCGATCTGATCATCTGCCGACAAGTTGTAGAACGTGAAGCGGTAGAGCAAAACAAACCTCTAATGGCTCACTGGGCGCATATGGTTGTACATGGTAGCCTGCATCTGCTAGGTTATGATCATATCGATGATGACGAAGCTGAAGAGATGGAGTCACTCGAAACAGAAATCATGCAAGGTATGGGTTTCGAAGACCCCTACATTGATGAGAAAGCGTAA
- the corC gene encoding CNNM family magnesium/cobalt transport protein CorC (CorC(YbeX) belongs to the Cyclin M Mg2+ Exporter (CNNM) family, and was characterized as belonging to a set of three proteins, at least one of which must be present for CorA to function.): MNEDNSPSSLEGKKEKSEGPSRKSFFGRLGQLFQGEPKDRQELVDVIRDSEENDLIDHDTRDMLEGVMEISEMRVRDIMLPRSQMVTVDRSDDLDALINLITDAQHSRYPVISEDKDHVEGILLAKDLLKYLGSGSEPFDIEQVIRPAVVVPESKRVDRLLKEFREERYHMSIVVDEFGGVSGLVTIEDILEEIVGEIEDEFDDEEELDIRKLSKHTFAVKALTTIEEFNDTFGTSFSDEEVDTVGGMVMTAFGHLPSRGEVVEIEGYNFKVTSADNRRVVQLQVTIPDEELIADSTEE, from the coding sequence ATGAACGAAGACAATTCGCCCTCTTCTCTAGAAGGTAAGAAAGAAAAATCTGAAGGTCCGAGTAGAAAGTCCTTCTTCGGACGCCTAGGTCAACTTTTTCAAGGTGAACCAAAAGATCGCCAAGAGCTTGTGGATGTGATCCGTGACTCTGAAGAAAATGACCTGATCGACCACGACACCCGAGACATGCTTGAAGGTGTTATGGAGATCTCTGAAATGCGTGTGCGTGACATCATGTTACCGCGTTCGCAAATGGTTACGGTTGACCGCAGTGACGATTTAGACGCACTGATCAACCTTATCACTGATGCTCAGCACTCTCGCTACCCAGTAATCAGTGAAGATAAAGACCATGTTGAAGGTATTCTGTTAGCGAAGGACTTACTTAAATACTTAGGTTCTGGCAGCGAGCCATTTGATATCGAGCAAGTTATCCGCCCAGCGGTCGTTGTTCCTGAGAGTAAGCGTGTCGATCGCCTACTCAAAGAGTTCCGTGAGGAACGTTATCATATGTCTATCGTTGTTGATGAATTTGGCGGCGTATCTGGTCTTGTCACCATCGAGGACATCCTTGAGGAAATCGTTGGAGAAATCGAAGATGAATTTGACGATGAAGAAGAACTGGATATTCGCAAGCTAAGCAAACACACTTTTGCAGTGAAGGCTCTAACCACTATCGAAGAATTTAACGATACGTTTGGAACCTCTTTCAGCGACGAAGAAGTCGACACTGTAGGTGGTATGGTTATGACAGCATTTGGTCATCTACCTTCTCGTGGCGAGGTGGTAGAAATTGAAGGGTATAACTTCAAAGTGACTTCAGCAGATAACCGTCGTGTTGTGCAGCTACAAGTTACCATTCCTGACGAAGAGCTCATTGCAGACTCTACTGAAGAGTAA
- the lnt gene encoding apolipoprotein N-acyltransferase: MINSLFHRLKRPLAAVFVGALTTLAFAPYQLWPLAIVSPAILLLLIHQQSAKRALWIGYAWGLGQFATGISWVHVSIDNFGGMPKIASVFLMALLVGYLAIYSALFTWSLNRFFPASTRTRYMLVAPALWLICDWLRGWVMTGFPWLWLGYSQIDSPLGNFAPLGGVEFITLLMVVSAGAIAYASLHRQWLLLLIPSVIFMTGFGLQSAQWVTPNPEQTTKVALIQGNIAQELKWQPSQRWPTILKYTDLTRENWDADIIIWPEAAIPALEYEISSFLSNLDSAARMNNSAVITGIVNQGEDKKFYNSILTLGKNPNGDYSYDMNLRYHKHHLLPFGEFVPFEEVLRPIAPFFNLPMSSFSRGDFVQPNIDANGKQMAPALCYEIIFNEQVRQNVNQDTDFILTLSNDAWFGHSIGPLQHMEIARMRALELGKPVIRATNNGVTAVTDYKGHITAQVPQFETAVLRAEIPSTSGETPYRQFGTWPMYFWVVLSLVIGWRARELES; the protein is encoded by the coding sequence ATGATAAATTCCCTTTTTCATCGCCTAAAACGGCCGCTTGCGGCCGTTTTTGTTGGCGCTTTAACCACACTTGCATTTGCACCTTATCAATTATGGCCGCTAGCGATTGTTAGCCCTGCCATTCTTCTTTTACTCATCCACCAGCAATCAGCGAAACGTGCACTTTGGATTGGTTATGCATGGGGGCTTGGTCAATTTGCGACTGGCATCAGCTGGGTTCATGTCAGCATCGATAATTTTGGCGGTATGCCGAAAATTGCTAGTGTCTTTCTCATGGCGCTGCTAGTCGGTTACTTAGCCATCTACTCAGCCCTATTCACTTGGAGTCTTAATCGCTTTTTCCCTGCGTCAACACGTACTCGATACATGTTAGTCGCACCTGCTCTCTGGCTTATCTGTGACTGGCTCCGTGGTTGGGTCATGACGGGTTTCCCGTGGTTATGGCTAGGTTACAGCCAAATAGACAGCCCATTGGGTAATTTCGCTCCACTTGGCGGCGTAGAGTTTATAACCTTACTAATGGTTGTAAGCGCAGGAGCGATCGCTTATGCCAGCTTACATCGCCAATGGTTACTGCTGCTCATCCCATCAGTGATCTTTATGACAGGTTTTGGCTTGCAGTCTGCTCAGTGGGTAACACCAAACCCAGAGCAAACCACCAAAGTTGCCCTCATTCAAGGTAACATCGCGCAAGAGTTAAAGTGGCAGCCAAGCCAACGATGGCCAACCATTCTGAAGTACACCGACCTTACTCGTGAGAACTGGGATGCGGACATCATCATTTGGCCGGAAGCTGCGATACCAGCGCTTGAGTACGAGATTTCCTCTTTCCTAAGTAATCTCGATTCCGCAGCGCGTATGAATAACAGTGCAGTGATAACCGGAATCGTCAATCAAGGCGAAGATAAGAAGTTCTACAACAGCATTCTCACACTCGGTAAAAACCCGAATGGGGATTACAGCTACGACATGAACCTTCGTTACCATAAACATCACCTACTGCCGTTTGGTGAGTTTGTCCCATTTGAAGAAGTGCTGCGACCGATCGCGCCGTTTTTTAATCTACCGATGTCTTCATTTAGCCGTGGTGATTTTGTCCAGCCCAACATTGATGCCAATGGCAAACAAATGGCCCCAGCTCTTTGTTATGAAATCATCTTCAATGAGCAGGTAAGACAAAACGTCAATCAAGACACAGATTTTATACTCACTCTGTCGAACGACGCTTGGTTCGGGCACTCAATTGGCCCGCTGCAACATATGGAAATCGCCCGTATGCGTGCGCTTGAGCTTGGTAAACCTGTTATTCGCGCCACCAATAACGGTGTCACAGCAGTGACTGACTATAAAGGTCATATCACAGCTCAAGTACCGCAATTCGAAACCGCTGTTTTACGCGCCGAGATCCCATCGACATCCGGCGAAACCCCTTACCGTCAGTTTGGTACATGGCCGATGTATTTTTGGGTAGTGCTGAGTTTGGTTATTGGGTGGAGAGCTAGAGAGCTAGAGAGCTAG
- a CDS encoding zinc ribbon-containing protein, producing the protein MPKRKAGYEEMLEDVVETLKHSPDEVNHVIETSGKVAQAANDLTKDELALVSAYVKSDLKEFADNYEESKGGPFYLMVADSIWQGLLDITDRTKVEWVELFQDLEHQGLYQAGEVIGLGVLVCDECGHKTQYNHPTVIIPCTNCGHKGFSRQALKP; encoded by the coding sequence ATGCCAAAAAGAAAAGCAGGTTATGAAGAGATGCTTGAAGACGTTGTGGAAACGCTCAAGCACAGCCCAGATGAAGTTAATCATGTTATTGAAACTTCAGGGAAAGTAGCGCAAGCCGCCAATGATCTCACCAAAGATGAGTTGGCTTTGGTTTCGGCGTACGTGAAGTCGGATTTAAAAGAGTTCGCTGATAACTACGAAGAATCCAAAGGTGGGCCATTCTATTTGATGGTCGCTGACTCGATTTGGCAGGGGCTGTTAGATATTACTGACCGGACGAAAGTGGAGTGGGTAGAGCTGTTCCAAGATCTCGAACACCAAGGGCTTTATCAGGCTGGTGAAGTGATTGGATTAGGGGTATTGGTCTGTGATGAATGTGGACATAAGACACAATATAACCACCCAACGGTGATCATCCCTTGTACCAATTGCGGACATAAAGGGTTTAGTCGTCAGGCGCTTAAGCCTTAG
- the leuS gene encoding leucine--tRNA ligase, which translates to MQEQYNPQDIEQKVQQHWDNNKTFVVSEDPNKEKFYCLSMFPYPSGRLHMGHVRNYTIGDVVSRFQRLQGKNVMQPIGWDAFGLPAENAAVKNNTAPAPWTYENIEYMKNQLKLLGFGYDWNREFATCTPEYYRWEQEFFTKLYNKGLVYKKTSSVNWCPNDQTVLANEQVEDGCCWRCDTPVEQKEIPQWFIKITEYAQELLDDLDNLDGWPEMVKTMQRNWIGRSEGVELKFEVKGQQDLEVYTTRPDTLMGVTYVGIAAGHPLAAIAAENNPELAAFIEECKNNKVAEAELATMEKKGMATGLTAIHPLNGREVPVYVANFVLMDYGTGAVMAVPAHDQRDYEFATKYGLDIVPVIKPADGSELNISEEAYIEKGVLFDSGEFDGLEFQAAFDAIAAKLETEGKGTKTVNFRLRDWGVSRQRYWGAPIPMVTTEDGEVHPVPADQLPVILPEDVVMDGVTSPIKADKEWAKTTFNGEPALRETDTFDTFMESSWYYARYCSPQADDILDPEKANYWLPVDQYIGGIEHACMHLLYSRFFHKLLRDAGYVTSDEPFKQLLCQGMVLADAFYHENDKGGKEWVAPTDVAVERDGKGRITSAKDNEGRDVTHSGMIKMSKSKNNGIDPQEMVDKYGADTVRLFMMFASPADMTLEWQESGVEGANRFLKRVWKLVNEHASKGAAEAVDASALSGDQKALRRDVHKTIAKVTDDIARRQTFNTAIAAIMELMNKLAKAPQESAQDRAILDEALKAVVAMLYPITPHISFEMWAALGQEDIDNAAWPTHDEKALVEDEKLIIVQVNGKLRAKLTVPADISKEDIEALGLNDENVTKFTEDKTIRKVIYVPGKLLNIVAN; encoded by the coding sequence ATGCAAGAACAATACAACCCGCAAGATATTGAACAAAAAGTTCAACAGCACTGGGACAACAACAAGACCTTTGTTGTAAGTGAAGACCCAAATAAAGAAAAATTCTACTGTCTATCCATGTTCCCTTACCCAAGTGGCCGACTGCACATGGGTCACGTGCGTAACTACACTATCGGTGATGTAGTCTCTCGTTTCCAACGCCTACAAGGTAAAAACGTAATGCAACCAATCGGTTGGGATGCATTTGGTCTACCTGCAGAAAACGCAGCTGTGAAAAACAACACGGCACCAGCACCGTGGACTTACGAAAACATCGAGTACATGAAAAACCAGCTTAAGCTTCTAGGCTTTGGTTACGACTGGAACCGTGAGTTCGCTACTTGTACGCCTGAGTACTACCGTTGGGAACAAGAGTTCTTCACTAAGCTTTACAACAAAGGCTTAGTTTACAAGAAGACTTCTTCAGTTAACTGGTGTCCAAACGACCAAACTGTTCTTGCAAACGAGCAGGTTGAAGATGGCTGCTGCTGGCGCTGTGATACTCCAGTAGAGCAAAAAGAGATTCCACAGTGGTTCATCAAGATCACTGAATACGCTCAAGAGCTTCTAGACGATCTAGACAACCTAGATGGCTGGCCTGAAATGGTTAAGACCATGCAGCGCAACTGGATCGGTCGCTCTGAAGGTGTTGAGCTTAAGTTTGAAGTTAAGGGGCAACAAGACCTAGAAGTTTACACCACACGTCCTGACACACTAATGGGTGTGACTTACGTGGGTATCGCAGCAGGTCACCCTCTAGCGGCAATCGCAGCTGAGAACAACCCTGAGCTTGCAGCCTTTATCGAAGAGTGTAAGAACAATAAAGTAGCAGAGGCTGAGCTTGCGACAATGGAGAAGAAAGGTATGGCGACTGGCCTTACTGCTATTCACCCATTGAACGGTCGTGAAGTTCCAGTTTACGTCGCTAACTTCGTACTGATGGACTACGGTACAGGCGCTGTAATGGCAGTACCTGCACACGACCAACGTGATTACGAATTCGCAACTAAGTACGGTCTAGATATCGTACCTGTGATCAAGCCTGCTGACGGCAGCGAGCTGAACATCTCTGAAGAAGCGTACATCGAGAAAGGCGTACTGTTCGATTCAGGTGAGTTCGACGGTCTTGAGTTCCAAGCAGCATTCGATGCAATCGCAGCCAAGCTAGAAACAGAAGGCAAAGGCACTAAGACAGTTAACTTCCGTCTACGTGACTGGGGGGTATCTCGTCAACGTTACTGGGGCGCACCAATCCCAATGGTAACCACTGAAGATGGTGAAGTTCACCCAGTACCAGCTGACCAACTACCAGTGATTCTTCCTGAAGACGTGGTAATGGACGGCGTAACAAGCCCAATCAAAGCAGACAAAGAGTGGGCGAAGACAACATTTAACGGCGAACCTGCTCTACGTGAAACAGATACGTTCGATACCTTCATGGAGTCTTCTTGGTACTACGCACGTTACTGTTCACCACAAGCTGACGACATTCTAGATCCAGAAAAAGCGAACTACTGGCTACCAGTAGACCAGTACATCGGTGGTATCGAGCACGCTTGTATGCACCTACTGTACTCGCGCTTCTTCCACAAACTGCTACGTGACGCAGGTTACGTAACATCTGACGAGCCGTTCAAGCAACTACTATGTCAAGGCATGGTACTAGCAGATGCGTTCTACCACGAGAACGACAAAGGCGGTAAAGAGTGGGTTGCTCCAACTGACGTTGCTGTAGAGCGTGACGGTAAAGGCCGCATCACTTCTGCTAAAGACAACGAAGGCCGTGACGTAACACACTCAGGCATGATCAAGATGTCTAAGTCGAAGAACAACGGTATCGACCCACAAGAGATGGTAGACAAGTACGGTGCTGACACAGTGCGTCTATTTATGATGTTTGCTTCACCTGCAGACATGACGCTTGAGTGGCAAGAATCTGGCGTAGAAGGTGCTAACCGCTTCCTAAAACGTGTTTGGAAACTTGTTAACGAGCACGCATCGAAAGGCGCTGCAGAAGCTGTTGATGCATCGGCACTGTCTGGCGACCAAAAAGCACTTCGTCGTGACGTTCACAAGACTATCGCCAAAGTGACTGACGATATCGCTCGTCGTCAAACGTTCAACACAGCAATCGCAGCAATCATGGAACTGATGAACAAGCTAGCGAAAGCGCCTCAAGAATCAGCGCAAGATCGTGCAATCCTTGACGAAGCTCTGAAAGCAGTTGTTGCAATGCTTTACCCAATCACTCCGCACATCTCATTCGAAATGTGGGCAGCGTTGGGTCAAGAAGATATCGACAACGCAGCATGGCCAACTCACGACGAGAAAGCACTGGTTGAAGACGAGAAGCTCATCATCGTTCAAGTAAACGGCAAGCTACGTGCGAAACTGACTGTACCAGCGGATATCTCTAAAGAAGATATTGAAGCTCTAGGTCTAAACGATGAAAACGTTACTAAGTTCACAGAAGATAAAACGATTCGTAAAGTGATTTACGTACCGGGTAAACTTCTAAACATTGTTGCGAACTAA